The Streptomyces sp. NBC_00597 DNA segment CCGGCGGCAGGACGTGGCCGAGCTGGCGCGGCAGGCCGTCGCGGACGGGGCCGACCTGCTCGGTGTCGCGGGCGGTGACGGTACGCAGGCCCTGGTGGCCGCCGTGGCCGTGGAGCACGACGTCCCGTTCATGGTGATCAGCGCCGGCACGCGCAATCACTTCGCCATGGACCTGGGCCTGGACCGGCAGGATCCGTCCCGGTGTCTGGAGGCACTGACCGACGGCGTCGAACTGCGCGTCGACCTCGGTTACATCGACGAGGGAGGACCGGCGCAGGGGAGCACCGGGCGCGTCTTCGTGAACAGCGCCTCGTTCGGCGTGTACGCGGAAGTCGTGCAGAGTCCCGCCTACCGTGACGACAAGGCCCGCACCACCTTGGAGATGCTGCCGGCCCTGCTGACCCACGACAGCGGCGCGCGGCTGGGCGTCCGTGCGGATGCGCTGGCCCTGGACGGTCCCCAAGCCGTGCTGGTCAGCAACAACCCCTATCAGAGGGGGGATTCCGCCGGGCTGGGGCGACGGGAGCGGCTGGACTCCGGTGAGCTGGGGGTGCTGGGCGTCGAGGTCGCGAACGCCGCCGAGGCGGCGGAGCTCCTGCTGCACCGCGGGCAGGGCCGCGGCCTGACCGAGGCCACCGCCCGTGAGGTCGTCGTCGACGCGGACGCTCCCGTCATCCCGGTCGGTGTCGACGGCGAGGCCCTGGTGCTGTCCACACCGGTGCGCTGCCGCATCGCGCCCGGCGCCCTGCGCGTGCGCGTGCCCCGCCACCGTCCCGGCGTGCCGCGCGCGACGGCTCCGATGAACTGGCGCCGCGTGCGGCGGCTGGCGCTGACCGTGGGACGGACCGCGACGGGACACGGTGGTGCCTGAGCGGCGGAGCGGGCCGGCGTCGGAGTCCTCCCACCGGGAAGGCGGTCACGTCCCGTCGGTGGCGGGGGGCGCCCATTGAGCTCCGGTGCGCCGGCGGAAGGCCTGGACGGCGGCCTCCACGGTGGGGAAGAAGTGCTCGGGGTCGATGGTCCGGGTGAGTTCGTACCTCTCGATCTTCCGCCGCACGGGGTCTTTGAGCTCGGCGAACACGAGGTGGACGCCGTCCGCGTTGAGCTCCTCGTCGAGCTCCTCCAGGATGTCGGCGGCAGTGGTGTCCACGTCGGTCATGGGCTCCGCCGCGACCACGATCCAGCTCGGCCGCGGGTCCGCGCCCGCCATCCGCCTGACCTCGTCCCGGAACGTCTTGGCGTTGGCGAAGAAGAGCGGGGCGTCGAACCGGTAGATCACCAGGCCCGGCAGTTGTTCGGCCTGCGGGTAGGAGCGGATGTCGTGGTAGCCCTCCAGGTCCTGGACCCGCCCGAGCACAGTGTCGTACGGCCACCATGCGCGCCGGAAGACGTTGAGGACCGACAGGCCCACGGCGATGGCGATCCCGGGCAGCACGCCGAGCAGGGCCACACCGGCGAAGGCCGCGAAGCACAGCAGGAACTCCGTCCGGCGCTGCCGCCACAGCCGTACAGCTCCCGGTACGTCGGCCAGGGACAGCGACGCGGTGATGACCACGGCGGCCAGGGCCGGCTGGGGGAGGTTGCGGAACAGGCCCGGGGCCAGCACGAGCATGAGGACGATGAGCGCCGCTCCGACGACCCCGGTGAGCTGGCTCCTGGCCCCCGCGCGCTCCGCCACCGCAGTCCGGGAGCCGCTCGTGCTGACGGGGAAGCCCTGGAAGAGGGCCGCCGCCAGGTTGGCCGCACCGACGCCCCCCATCTCCTGGTTGCCGCGCACCTCCTGCCCGGTGCGCGCCGCGAAGGCGGACGCATTGGAGATCGTGTCGGCCAGCGACACCAGGGCGATGCCCAGCGCACCGCCGAGCAGCGGCGCGAGGTCGGTGAGCCGCACATCGGGGAGGGTGAAGGGCGGGAACCCCTCGGGCAGTACGCCGACCAGGCCGACGCCGTGCGCGCCCAGGTCGAGGGCGGAAGCCGCGGCGATCGCCAGGACCACCATCACGAGCACCGCGGGGACCTTGGGCAGGAAGCGCTGCAGGACCAGGACCAGGGCGATCCCGCACAGCCCCACCGCGGCGGCGGCCGGCACCGCCGCCCCGTCGGCGAGTTCCTGCACGAGGCCGACGCACTGGCCGATCAGGTTGTCCGCCTCGACCTTGAAGCCGAGCAGTTTGGGCAGCTGGCCGATCAGAATGGTCAGGGCCAGGCCGTTCATGTAGCCGATCATCGTCGGCCTGGAGATCAGGTCGGCGATGAAGCCGAGCTTCGCCACCGAGGCCAGGATCATGATGGCCGCCACCATGACCGCGAGCATCGACCCCAGCGCGACGGCCCGGCCGGGATCCCCGTCGGCCGCCACCAGGGGCAGCACCGTGGCGGCGATCATCGGACCCAGCGAGGAATCCGGGCCCAGCACCAGGATCCGGGACGGGCCGAACACCGCGTACCCGAGCAGGCAGAGGATCGTCGTGTACAGGCCGGTGATGGCCGGCAGGCCCGCCAACTCGGCGTACGCCATGCCCTGCGGCACCAGCAGCGTGGTCAGGACGACTCCCGCGACCAGGTCCTTGACCAGCCACTCGCGCCGGTAGGACGAGGCCGCGCGGATCCCGGGGACCGACCGCAAACGGGTGAGGACCCCGTGGCCCCGGTGCCGGGTCGTCACGGACGGGCCTTCCTCATACGGCCCTCGACCGGCGGGCCACGAACTTGCCCAGTTCCCACACCAGCAGGAGCACCACCGCGGCCAGCAGCGCCCAGCCGAACTGCCGGGCGTTGATGTCGGTCGTCCCGAGGAGGCGGCGGAAGCCGTCCATTTGGGTGACCATCACGGAGAGTACGAACTGGGCCAGGGCGACCCAGTTCATCTGCTTGCTGTCGAAGGTCGACGCCGTCAGCACGGACTCCGTCTCGCTGCGGCATTCGAAGGCGGCCACGATCAGACAGAGCGCGAAGGCCGTGAACGCGATCGACTGCCCGGTCTCCACGCTGTCCCACTGGTTCTGGCCTAGCTTGATCAGCGCGAGCAGGAGGACGGTGATCGCCAGGCCGCCCAGTCCGACCGTGACGAGCACGGGCCGCGTGAGCACCGATTCCCCACGAGGACGCGGCCGGCGCCGCATGAGGCCGGCGCTCTCGCGGTCGAAGCCGAGCGCGAAGCCGAACGATGCGTTGACGACGAAGTGGATCCACAGCACCTGCGGCGGGGTGAAGGGCTCACCCGCGGCGATGTTGAAGACGGTGGCCCCCAGGAACGTCAGCACGAACGTGACCAGCAGGAGCAGCACGAACCGGATGTACTTGGTGAGGTTGTCGTAGA contains these protein-coding regions:
- a CDS encoding diacylglycerol kinase family protein, which gives rise to MSRSWTARLSLVAGLAAPVVLLVFGGLASLVLMGVGWVGLALTGAGVWWMLTHTGWIRVLSVLLVVVAPLAVLLLYATAGLLWVVLVSLGLWALAIAAGRAALAEDTAAGMPEHAAVRAERPFLIMNPRSGGGKVEKFRLAERARDLGAEVFVLDPARRQDVAELARQAVADGADLLGVAGGDGTQALVAAVAVEHDVPFMVISAGTRNHFAMDLGLDRQDPSRCLEALTDGVELRVDLGYIDEGGPAQGSTGRVFVNSASFGVYAEVVQSPAYRDDKARTTLEMLPALLTHDSGARLGVRADALALDGPQAVLVSNNPYQRGDSAGLGRRERLDSGELGVLGVEVANAAEAAELLLHRGQGRGLTEATAREVVVDADAPVIPVGVDGEALVLSTPVRCRIAPGALRVRVPRHRPGVPRATAPMNWRRVRRLALTVGRTATGHGGA
- a CDS encoding SulP family inorganic anion transporter; the protein is MTTRHRGHGVLTRLRSVPGIRAASSYRREWLVKDLVAGVVLTTLLVPQGMAYAELAGLPAITGLYTTILCLLGYAVFGPSRILVLGPDSSLGPMIAATVLPLVAADGDPGRAVALGSMLAVMVAAIMILASVAKLGFIADLISRPTMIGYMNGLALTILIGQLPKLLGFKVEADNLIGQCVGLVQELADGAAVPAAAAVGLCGIALVLVLQRFLPKVPAVLVMVVLAIAAASALDLGAHGVGLVGVLPEGFPPFTLPDVRLTDLAPLLGGALGIALVSLADTISNASAFAARTGQEVRGNQEMGGVGAANLAAALFQGFPVSTSGSRTAVAERAGARSQLTGVVGAALIVLMLVLAPGLFRNLPQPALAAVVITASLSLADVPGAVRLWRQRRTEFLLCFAAFAGVALLGVLPGIAIAVGLSVLNVFRRAWWPYDTVLGRVQDLEGYHDIRSYPQAEQLPGLVIYRFDAPLFFANAKTFRDEVRRMAGADPRPSWIVVAAEPMTDVDTTAADILEELDEELNADGVHLVFAELKDPVRRKIERYELTRTIDPEHFFPTVEAAVQAFRRRTGAQWAPPATDGT